From the Deltaproteobacteria bacterium genome, the window TGCCGGGACCGGCAGTCCGTTCGATGGTATTGCGCTGGAGTACGTCAATCCCGAAGGCGGCCACACCATGCCGACCATGTCCTGCGCGATTCAGATGCTTCGGCCCGGTGAAGCGACCAGGACGCATCGCCACAACTATAGCGTCGTCTATCACGCCTTTCGCGGCAGCGGCGTGACGGTGATCGACGGGCAACGGTTTGAGTGGGATGAGGGCGACTGCTTCGTCGTGCCGCTGTGGAGCTGGCATAGTCACGAGAATCGTTCGAAGAGTGACGAGGCGATTCTCTTTTCTGTGAGCGATCTACCGGTGATGGAGGCGTTGAAACTTTTGCGCGAAGAAGCGGCCTGAGATCGCGCGCGTGGTCGCGCGCGATCTCAATTCCAAGTTACAGATTCCAAATTTCAAATCGTCAGCGGCTCTGCAGGACCTGGCCACCCATGTTGGTGATCTTATCGACGTGGATTTGTACGATGATGCCTTTGCGCTCGGGATCTTTGTCCAGCTCTTCTTTGACGCAGCGCGCCATGCCTTGCTCCCACACCGGTCCCGATTCGTGCAATTCGGCCGTGCCATGAAAACGCCACGCCGCCTTGGTTTTGGCGTCGCGGAACAGCACGATGACTTTCTTGTTCTCTCTGAGGTTCTTCAAATGCACCCGCTTGGTG encodes:
- a CDS encoding pyridoxamine 5'-phosphate oxidase family protein, producing MIEILDQMKEMIEPALANGCACVLATVSGDGEPDIGYKGSVMVYDKQSLAYLERTKRVHLKNLRENKKVIVLFRDAKTKAAWRFHGTAELHESGPVWEQGMARCVKEELDKDPERKGIIVQIHVDKITNMGGQVLQSR